Proteins found in one Lysinibacillus fusiformis genomic segment:
- a CDS encoding anthranilate synthase component II, with the protein MILLIDNYDSFTYNLFQQISMLGKSVKVLRNDAITIEEIQKLSPEAIILSPGPGTPNEAGITIEVIKELYQKFPILGICLGHQSIGQAFGAKIVQAKNIMHGKLSPLQYEKTGLFAQLDGDIEVMRYHSLIIEEQTLHKDFNILATSGDDGEIMAIQHKEYPLYGLQFHPESIGTKEGSMMMKAFLESIA; encoded by the coding sequence ATGATTTTATTAATTGATAATTACGATTCTTTTACCTATAATCTTTTTCAACAAATCAGTATGCTTGGGAAAAGTGTCAAGGTCTTGCGAAACGATGCCATTACTATAGAAGAAATTCAAAAATTGTCGCCAGAAGCCATAATTTTATCACCAGGACCAGGAACGCCAAATGAAGCAGGTATAACGATAGAGGTCATCAAAGAACTCTATCAAAAATTCCCTATTTTAGGTATTTGTCTTGGACACCAATCCATAGGGCAGGCTTTTGGGGCAAAAATTGTGCAGGCCAAAAACATTATGCATGGAAAGCTGTCCCCACTACAATACGAGAAAACGGGATTATTTGCCCAATTAGATGGAGACATTGAAGTCATGCGTTATCATTCGCTTATTATTGAAGAACAAACATTACACAAGGATTTTAACATACTTGCAACATCGGGTGATGATGGAGAGATTATGGCCATTCAACATAAAGAATATCCTCTTTATGGGCTGCAGTTTCATCCCGAATCAATCGGCACAAAAGAAGGCAGTATGATGATGAAAGCCTTCCTAGAAAGTATAGCGTAA
- the trpE gene encoding anthranilate synthase component I, translating to MTVELRKYAMKVLQGDMMTPISVYQSLRGQHKMLFESSAKHEESGRYSFIAINPVAELKGNNEEFVFSKGMENDKVSGNVLDQLKEVIPFHEENYPFAFFGGAIGFFGYETAFYTEKIGDYLQDDLAMPDVHVFFYDTFIVFDHVTQEITLASIDLFHEGRSLEEMEAAVATMEQQLCAGSTFEALNVDELQFKPMISKERFVTLVERAKQHILRGDIFQIVLSQRFSAPFTGSPFSLYRQLRTSNPSPYMFYMDYGAYVILGTSPESLVKVKNRKVTTNPIAGTKPRGATIEQDEAIANALLEDSKEIAEHRMLVDLGRNDLGRIAKVGSVKLIKYMSIERYKYVMHMVSEVIAELRDDLHVLDVLRACLPAGTVSGAPKIRAMQLINELEPVKRGVYAGAVGYISTTGDMDLALAIRTMLIKDQKAHVQAGAGIVYDSIPLSEYEETLNKARALLEVKK from the coding sequence ATGACAGTTGAGCTTAGAAAGTATGCTATGAAAGTATTACAGGGGGATATGATGACCCCAATCTCTGTGTATCAATCACTTAGAGGGCAGCATAAAATGTTGTTCGAATCTTCAGCAAAACATGAGGAGAGTGGGCGATATTCCTTTATCGCCATCAATCCAGTGGCTGAACTAAAAGGAAACAACGAAGAATTCGTCTTTTCAAAAGGAATGGAAAATGACAAGGTCAGTGGCAATGTGCTTGATCAATTAAAAGAAGTAATACCCTTTCATGAAGAAAACTATCCTTTCGCTTTCTTTGGAGGAGCCATAGGTTTCTTTGGCTATGAAACAGCGTTCTACACAGAAAAAATCGGAGACTATTTACAGGATGATTTAGCTATGCCTGATGTGCATGTTTTTTTCTATGATACATTTATTGTTTTTGATCATGTAACGCAGGAAATTACATTAGCTTCGATTGATCTATTTCACGAGGGGCGTTCATTAGAGGAGATGGAGGCAGCTGTAGCGACGATGGAGCAACAGCTTTGTGCAGGCTCAACCTTTGAGGCATTAAACGTGGATGAGCTACAGTTTAAGCCGATGATTTCAAAGGAGCGATTTGTTACTTTGGTGGAACGTGCTAAGCAGCATATTTTGAGAGGCGATATTTTCCAAATTGTGTTATCACAACGTTTTTCTGCGCCGTTTACGGGTTCGCCATTCTCGCTCTATCGTCAATTGCGCACATCTAATCCGTCACCCTATATGTTCTATATGGATTATGGAGCCTATGTCATTTTAGGAACCTCCCCTGAAAGTCTTGTAAAGGTAAAAAATAGAAAGGTGACAACCAATCCAATAGCAGGTACAAAGCCGCGTGGCGCGACAATAGAACAGGACGAAGCCATCGCAAATGCGCTTTTAGAAGATAGCAAAGAAATAGCGGAGCACCGTATGTTAGTGGATTTAGGTCGCAATGATCTTGGACGTATTGCCAAAGTCGGTTCTGTCAAACTAATCAAATACATGAGTATTGAGCGCTATAAATATGTGATGCATATGGTGTCTGAGGTTATAGCCGAATTACGAGATGACCTCCATGTACTGGATGTACTTCGTGCTTGTTTACCTGCTGGTACAGTGTCAGGAGCACCTAAGATTCGTGCCATGCAATTGATTAATGAATTAGAACCAGTAAAGCGCGGGGTGTATGCGGGAGCAGTAGGTTATATTTCGACAACAGGTGACATGGACTTGGCCCTCGCGATTCGCACAATGCTCATTAAGGATCAAAAGGCCCATGTACAGGCAGGAGCAGGTATTGTTTACGATTCTATTCCATTGTCAGAATATGAGGAAACGCTGAATAAAGCCCGTGCGCTATTGGAGGTAAAAAAATGA
- a CDS encoding mechanosensitive ion channel family protein, which yields MDSLHWLLPKFTVPTWIDGLIAVIICLVGWLIQRFIIKKIIHRAVIFLKDRQRNFQANVLAQFSKAIGYAFMTTVIVLSLSYLIKVPLFTHPSTKNFVLSIMVFFAFKGVYDVLNFYTKQPFELTSEEDQNVLLPFFLRIGKVLIMIFAMFTIASFWDFNLNGFLTGIGLTGVAIAFGIRDTLAHVFGGMSVALDNPFQIGDWIATEDQKIEGTIEDINLRSTLIQTGDKGLVYVPNSYLVNRPLYNLSRREKRKCEQFLFVASDNDEDGIRSALTAIHKEIYLHAKTEKDMIHVFIDEFHHDSYRVLVRFFVATNDTAVMLEVRQDILFAIRQIVEELSITLVSPHEDESLRNKK from the coding sequence ATGGATTCATTACATTGGTTGTTACCTAAATTTACAGTCCCAACTTGGATAGATGGTTTAATTGCCGTCATTATTTGTTTAGTTGGATGGCTTATTCAACGTTTCATCATCAAAAAAATTATTCATCGTGCAGTGATATTTTTAAAGGATCGTCAGCGCAACTTCCAAGCAAATGTACTGGCGCAATTTAGTAAAGCAATTGGCTATGCCTTTATGACGACGGTCATTGTGCTAAGCTTATCTTATTTAATAAAGGTTCCTTTATTTACGCATCCATCAACAAAGAATTTTGTATTGTCTATTATGGTGTTTTTTGCTTTTAAAGGGGTTTATGATGTATTGAATTTTTATACGAAACAACCATTCGAATTAACGAGCGAAGAGGATCAGAATGTCTTATTACCGTTTTTCCTACGAATCGGTAAAGTACTCATCATGATTTTTGCTATGTTTACGATTGCTTCCTTTTGGGATTTTAATCTCAATGGCTTCTTAACAGGAATTGGTTTAACGGGCGTGGCGATTGCCTTTGGTATTCGTGATACATTAGCGCATGTATTTGGTGGCATGTCCGTAGCATTAGATAATCCATTCCAAATAGGGGATTGGATTGCGACAGAGGATCAAAAAATTGAAGGAACGATTGAGGATATCAATTTAAGAAGTACCTTAATTCAAACAGGAGACAAAGGACTTGTGTATGTGCCGAACTCCTATTTAGTTAATCGTCCACTTTATAATTTATCTAGAAGAGAAAAACGGAAATGTGAGCAATTTTTATTTGTCGCTTCCGATAATGACGAGGACGGTATACGCAGCGCCTTAACGGCCATTCATAAGGAAATTTATTTACATGCTAAAACAGAGAAAGACATGATTCATGTATTTATAGATGAATTTCATCACGATTCCTATCGTGTCCTTGTCCGTTTCTTTGTTGCTACAAATGATACCGCTGTTATGCTGGAAGTGCGGCAGGACATTTTATTTGCCATTCGTCAAATAGTGGAGGAGTTATCGATAACGTTGGTTAGCCCTCATGAAGATGAAAGTCTACGAAATAAAAAATAA
- a CDS encoding IS110 family transposase has protein sequence MKHVIALDVSKGKSTVAIYDGHRQCEFEGVLLHTRGDFERLHERIVEMSKQDGQAPAIVFEATGTYSKPIEAFFKDYGYAYCRMNPLEANLQMATMRRHKTDTSDAHELAKTHFKMEREITYIQDDYYEQMRALTRYYDEIDEEIILLKSRMHAILQLSFPELEKLITPSSALFLNIVQLYPHPALLQAHSKTMIKNRLKANTRKNLSLMRAEAKAITLLEAAENSYPAIKPTDIRCDQARDYAARIADLQEKKDTLVKQMVELSEGRKEYLVFRSIPGIGDSTACRLIGEIGDIHRFQNAKQLNAYAGIDIMRYQSGNMQYRDRINKRGNKHLRKILYFMVCAMLMAKGKPNHFVDYYYKLKKQPQRKPHKVAIIACINKFLKVTFQLLTHGILYDYESALPAQKS, from the coding sequence ATGAAACATGTTATTGCGTTAGATGTCAGTAAAGGAAAAAGTACTGTTGCGATTTATGATGGTCACCGCCAATGTGAATTCGAAGGTGTGCTACTTCATACACGCGGTGATTTTGAGCGATTACACGAACGAATAGTAGAGATGTCAAAACAAGATGGACAAGCACCAGCTATCGTATTTGAAGCAACAGGTACCTATTCAAAACCTATCGAAGCATTTTTCAAAGATTACGGCTACGCATACTGCCGCATGAATCCACTTGAAGCGAATTTACAGATGGCAACGATGCGTCGTCATAAAACCGATACTAGTGATGCCCATGAACTTGCGAAGACTCATTTTAAAATGGAACGCGAAATAACGTACATACAAGACGATTATTATGAACAGATGCGTGCACTGACTCGTTACTACGATGAAATTGATGAAGAAATCATTTTACTCAAAAGTAGAATGCATGCCATTTTACAGCTGAGTTTTCCAGAATTAGAAAAGCTGATTACACCGAGTTCAGCACTATTTTTAAATATTGTACAACTCTATCCACACCCCGCACTTTTACAAGCCCATTCAAAAACGATGATTAAAAATCGTTTAAAGGCCAATACGCGAAAAAACCTCTCGCTAATGCGTGCGGAGGCTAAAGCTATTACATTATTAGAAGCAGCTGAAAATAGTTACCCCGCGATTAAACCAACAGATATTCGTTGTGATCAAGCACGAGATTACGCAGCTCGCATTGCGGATTTACAAGAGAAGAAAGATACGCTTGTGAAACAGATGGTGGAATTGTCGGAAGGACGAAAAGAATATCTAGTATTTCGATCGATTCCTGGAATTGGCGATTCAACGGCGTGCCGATTAATTGGAGAGATTGGTGACATCCACCGCTTTCAAAATGCGAAACAACTGAACGCTTACGCAGGCATTGATATTATGCGGTACCAGTCTGGGAATATGCAATATCGAGACAGAATTAATAAACGAGGAAACAAACATTTACGAAAGATTTTATATTTTATGGTGTGCGCCATGCTTATGGCTAAAGGAAAACCGAATCATTTTGTGGACTATTACTACAAATTAAAAAAGCAACCTCAGAGGAAGCCTCATAAGGTTGCGATCATCGCCTGCATCAATAAGTTTCTGAAAGTGACATTTCAGTTACTGACGCATGGCATTCTTTACGATTATGAGTCCGCACTACCAGCTCAGAAATCGTAA
- a CDS encoding IS1182 family transposase, giving the protein MFKNYNMNQLVLPLDLEVTLQKNDIAFHVHHLVESISPEAFEPFLRNEGCPAYHPRMMLKIILCAYTQSVFSGRKIEALLKDSLRMMWLAQGYEPSYRTINRFRVQPEMKELIRQCFVQFRCQLVQEELIDQEAIFIDGTKIEANANKFTFVWKKSIEKYHNGLIEKSNQLYDELLEKEIIPEIERENVEELAVEELAQMVEKVDEVISAYDQKIEDSSDVAARKALRAERKFPKQARKQLIDYIVRKLKYQKDFEIFGMRNSYSKTDSDATFMRMKDDYMKNGQLKAGYNIQVATEGQYVLAYSIYSNPTDTRTLIPFLDEIEQHYFELPKHVVADAGYGSEQNYDDILSNRKREALITYNLYLKEQKKKYKQNEFNTAYWDYDEENDQYTCPNQQQLVFKYRTTKTDQYDFTREFKVYECEDCSECPFRSLCTKAKEGNNRKLIVNEKWEQQKEYVRTKLSEEKTSTIYRQRKIDVEPVFGFLKANLRFTRFSVRGKSKVKNEIGLALMAVNLRKFTAIRYGDNIKNREILI; this is encoded by the coding sequence ATGTTTAAAAATTATAACATGAATCAATTAGTTTTGCCTTTAGATTTAGAAGTAACATTACAAAAAAATGATATTGCCTTCCATGTCCACCATCTAGTTGAAAGTATCTCGCCTGAAGCGTTTGAACCATTCCTTCGAAATGAAGGCTGTCCCGCCTACCATCCACGCATGATGCTTAAAATTATCTTATGTGCTTATACACAATCTGTCTTCTCAGGGCGTAAAATTGAAGCCCTATTAAAAGATAGTCTTCGGATGATGTGGCTAGCTCAAGGGTATGAACCAAGCTACCGCACGATCAACCGTTTTCGTGTTCAACCAGAAATGAAAGAGTTGATCCGCCAATGTTTTGTCCAATTCCGTTGCCAGTTGGTCCAAGAAGAATTAATTGATCAGGAAGCTATTTTTATTGATGGAACAAAGATCGAAGCCAATGCGAACAAATTTACTTTCGTGTGGAAAAAATCCATCGAGAAATATCATAACGGATTAATTGAAAAATCAAACCAGTTATACGATGAGCTACTCGAGAAAGAAATCATACCAGAAATTGAACGAGAAAATGTAGAAGAATTAGCAGTAGAAGAGCTCGCCCAGATGGTAGAAAAAGTAGACGAAGTGATTTCCGCGTATGATCAAAAAATAGAGGATTCATCGGATGTAGCTGCGCGAAAAGCTTTAAGAGCCGAACGGAAATTCCCAAAGCAAGCACGCAAACAATTAATCGACTATATTGTACGTAAACTAAAATATCAAAAAGACTTTGAAATCTTTGGCATGCGAAATAGTTATTCCAAGACGGACTCAGATGCCACATTTATGCGAATGAAGGATGACTATATGAAAAATGGTCAATTGAAAGCAGGTTATAACATCCAAGTCGCAACAGAAGGTCAATATGTGCTTGCCTATAGTATCTATTCGAACCCAACGGATACACGTACCTTAATCCCGTTTTTAGATGAAATCGAACAACATTATTTTGAACTACCAAAACACGTTGTCGCAGATGCTGGATATGGTAGCGAACAAAATTATGATGATATCCTTTCGAATCGTAAACGAGAAGCCTTAATTACGTATAACTTGTATTTAAAAGAACAAAAGAAAAAGTATAAACAAAACGAATTCAATACAGCATACTGGGATTATGATGAAGAAAATGATCAATACACATGCCCGAACCAACAACAGCTTGTATTTAAATATCGTACCACGAAAACGGATCAATATGATTTCACGCGCGAGTTTAAGGTATACGAATGTGAAGACTGTTCCGAATGCCCATTCCGTTCATTATGTACAAAAGCAAAAGAAGGAAATAATCGTAAGTTAATAGTGAATGAGAAGTGGGAACAGCAAAAAGAATATGTAAGAACAAAGCTTTCAGAAGAAAAAACGAGTACCATTTATCGTCAACGCAAAATTGACGTGGAACCAGTTTTTGGATTCTTGAAAGCTAATTTGCGTTTCACTCGATTTTCTGTTCGAGGAAAATCGAAGGTTAAAAATGAAATAGGTCTGGCATTAATGGCTGTGAATTTAAGAAAATTCACAGCCATTAGGTATGGAGACAACATAAAAAATAGAGAAATCCTAATTTGA